The following proteins are encoded in a genomic region of Catellatospora sp. TT07R-123:
- a CDS encoding phospholipase: MKRLRLLLVPLTALAAVLAVASPAAAVTTEEKVSVLSSWTQTSAASYNAWNAARQNQGAWAAYAFNWSTDYCSSSPDNPIGFDFKLSCYRHDFGYRNHKEMGLFAASKARLDSAFYEDLKRRCATYNAIVRPACYSLAWTYYQAVKEFGSIAVSDAELARAQRMKRDAIRANGGLD; encoded by the coding sequence GTGAAGCGCCTCCGCCTGCTGCTCGTGCCCCTCACCGCCCTCGCCGCCGTGCTCGCCGTGGCCTCCCCCGCCGCCGCGGTCACCACCGAGGAGAAGGTGTCGGTCCTGTCCAGCTGGACCCAGACCAGCGCCGCCAGCTACAACGCCTGGAACGCGGCCCGGCAGAACCAGGGCGCCTGGGCGGCGTACGCGTTCAACTGGTCCACCGACTACTGCTCGTCCAGCCCGGACAACCCCATCGGGTTCGACTTCAAGCTCTCGTGCTACCGGCACGACTTCGGCTACCGCAACCACAAGGAGATGGGGCTGTTCGCGGCGAGCAAGGCCCGCCTGGACAGCGCCTTCTACGAGGATCTCAAGCGCAGGTGCGCGACGTACAACGCGATCGTGCGCCCGGCCTGCTACAGCCTCGCCTGGACCTACTACCAGGCGGTGAAGGAGTTCGGCAGCATCGCGGTCAGCGACGCCGAGCTGGCCCGGGCGCAGCGGATGAAGCGCGACGCGATCCGCGCCAACGGCGGCCTGGACTGA